A window from Gemmatimonadaceae bacterium encodes these proteins:
- a CDS encoding methyl-accepting chemotaxis protein has product MQWFANLRIKTKLTIGFSVVAALTVLSGAVGSWAIRTLNQADTKMYETVVAPYADVLGVAEGVQRTRRDVRMTLMADPGSETQDALDGLEESASLLSSSLSLLARAELDSSVQQSVTAVQQAHDAWAPVKDQLAGLMRDGKRSAAASLASESLDAAAEALVSAQSDLVFALSGRGDEIARENSVLARNATIALAAVVILAVLLGVLLGLVIARQIGVPIAKAVEALEAVASGDLTVRSEIAGSAELGRLSDALNRATSAMHDSMEQIDKNAQALAAASDQLSAVASQMGNNAHETSSQAGVVSSAAEEVSRNVQTVASGSEEMGVSIKEIARNAAQAAQVALSAVQTADRTNSTVTQLGVSSQEIGAVVKVITGIAEQTNLLALNATIEAARAGEAGKGFAVVANEVKELAKETAKATEDIARRIEAIQGDTKGAVGAIGEIAGVIRQLNDISGTIASAVEEQAATTNEISRNVEQAARSAHEIAGSISGVASAAESTSHGVQDSQQAARELAAMSAALRTLVSHFRLSGSSADVVELPSAGAAAEFGVARAA; this is encoded by the coding sequence ATGCAGTGGTTTGCCAACCTTCGGATCAAGACCAAGCTCACGATCGGGTTCTCCGTCGTCGCCGCGCTCACCGTGCTGTCGGGCGCGGTGGGCAGCTGGGCCATCCGGACGCTCAATCAGGCGGACACCAAGATGTACGAGACCGTCGTGGCGCCGTACGCCGACGTGCTCGGTGTCGCCGAGGGCGTGCAGCGCACCCGTCGTGACGTCCGCATGACCCTGATGGCGGATCCCGGCAGCGAGACGCAGGACGCGCTCGATGGCCTTGAGGAGTCCGCATCGCTGCTGTCGTCGTCGCTGTCGCTGCTGGCACGCGCCGAGCTTGACTCGTCCGTGCAGCAGTCGGTGACGGCCGTGCAGCAGGCGCACGACGCCTGGGCGCCGGTCAAGGACCAGCTGGCCGGACTGATGCGCGACGGCAAGCGCAGCGCCGCCGCCAGCCTTGCCTCCGAGTCGCTCGACGCGGCAGCCGAGGCCCTGGTCTCCGCGCAGAGCGACCTGGTGTTCGCGCTCAGTGGTCGCGGTGACGAGATCGCCCGCGAGAACTCAGTGCTGGCGCGCAACGCGACCATCGCCCTGGCGGCGGTGGTCATTCTCGCCGTGCTACTCGGTGTGCTGCTTGGCTTGGTGATTGCCCGGCAGATCGGCGTCCCGATTGCGAAGGCCGTCGAGGCGTTGGAGGCCGTGGCCTCGGGCGACCTCACGGTGCGCAGTGAGATCGCGGGTTCGGCTGAACTCGGCCGCCTGAGCGATGCGCTCAACCGCGCGACCTCGGCGATGCACGACTCTATGGAACAGATCGACAAGAACGCGCAGGCCCTGGCCGCCGCGTCGGACCAGCTCAGCGCCGTGGCCTCGCAGATGGGCAACAACGCGCATGAGACCTCGTCGCAGGCGGGCGTGGTGTCCTCGGCCGCCGAGGAAGTCTCGCGCAACGTGCAGACCGTGGCCTCGGGCAGCGAGGAGATGGGCGTGTCGATCAAGGAGATCGCCCGCAATGCCGCACAGGCCGCGCAGGTGGCGCTCAGCGCGGTGCAGACCGCCGACCGCACGAACTCGACGGTCACCCAGCTCGGTGTCTCTTCGCAGGAAATCGGCGCCGTGGTGAAGGTGATCACGGGCATCGCCGAGCAGACGAACCTGCTGGCGCTGAACGCGACGATCGAGGCCGCGCGCGCCGGTGAGGCGGGGAAGGGCTTCGCGGTGGTCGCGAACGAGGTGAAGGAACTGGCCAAGGAGACGGCGAAGGCGACGGAAGACATCGCCCGCCGCATCGAGGCCATCCAGGGCGACACGAAGGGCGCGGTGGGTGCGATTGGCGAGATTGCCGGCGTCATCCGTCAGCTGAACGACATCTCCGGCACCATCGCCTCGGCGGTGGAGGAGCAGGCCGCGACCACGAACGAGATCTCGCGCAACGTGGAACAGGCGGCCCGGAGCGCGCACGAGATCGCCGGGAGCATCTCCGGCGTCGCGTCGGCTGCGGAGAGCACCTCGCACGGCGTGCAGGACTCGCAGCAGGCGGCCCGTGAGCTGGCCGCGATGTCGGCGGCGCTGCGCACGCTGGTCTCGCACTTCCGGCTGAGCGGAAGCTCGGCCGATGTGGTGGAGCTGCCCTCTGCCGGTGCTGCGGCGGAGTTTGGCGTAGCCCGCGCCGCATAA
- a CDS encoding response regulator produces the protein MPSKSSSPSAALRRAALLADPRRPAALEAFRRVHGIPGTQLCKQMAEHGALLLRADAAIVALRDAAGITWCGAYACQEPTQRIHPDRTLVDTALLAGDPVFIDDAQQSTEGYEDVEALGWRSAAAMPLISHGVPVGALLIGRASGLPWGRREPRALSQWMTYEAVLGERRAGQQGAGTREGGDLERLQGELERLPLPILLMDGDGRIRFVNSALAALAQRSVQDCVGLPARALVQPELGESDAGLDDLRAGRRHGYSGNRRLRHADGSETRVRVVVTALRYADAGKHLYLKLVEDISAGDQVARAFRQREETLRLAQRREALSHLAGGLAHEFNNALAAISGLASLLSEDLPEADPRRGDADEILRVTLSASDLTRRLLDLTAERISERATFDLREVLRAFTAVARRVLPSTIDWNLELPPDRVAVTVDRPQFEQALLGLVLNARDAMPTGGHLTVSLSVLTRGEGEAVRVAITDSGPGIPASLMDRLWTPFFTTKPAGSGLGLAFALAVLREHGGDLLLESAADSPATFAMYLPVVQQEAPKAVSAPRPVTPEAKGGCVLLVEDDATVRTTTQRVLARAGFRVIEASDGPAALKLFEQHRDEIDAVVTDLQMPHMSGGELVARLRRHRANLPVVVTSAHPPEESDPRELRDEHTLRLRKPFTVATLVGTLREALDRGD, from the coding sequence ATGCCATCCAAGTCCTCGTCCCCCTCCGCGGCACTGCGCCGCGCTGCCCTGCTGGCTGATCCCCGGCGCCCGGCCGCCCTGGAGGCATTCCGACGCGTGCACGGCATCCCCGGCACGCAGCTCTGCAAGCAGATGGCGGAGCACGGGGCTCTGCTGTTGCGCGCGGATGCGGCCATTGTCGCGCTACGGGACGCTGCTGGCATCACTTGGTGTGGCGCGTATGCGTGTCAGGAACCAACGCAGCGTATCCATCCTGACCGGACACTCGTGGACACCGCACTGCTGGCTGGGGACCCGGTCTTCATCGACGATGCGCAGCAGAGCACGGAAGGCTACGAGGACGTGGAGGCGTTGGGATGGCGTAGTGCGGCGGCCATGCCGTTGATCAGCCACGGTGTCCCGGTTGGTGCCTTGCTCATCGGCCGGGCGTCGGGGCTGCCGTGGGGCCGACGTGAGCCCCGCGCCCTGTCCCAGTGGATGACCTACGAGGCGGTGCTCGGCGAACGACGTGCGGGCCAGCAGGGCGCCGGCACGCGTGAGGGCGGCGACCTCGAGCGCCTGCAGGGCGAGCTGGAGCGCCTGCCACTCCCGATCCTCCTAATGGACGGAGACGGCCGTATCCGATTCGTCAACTCGGCCCTCGCGGCCCTCGCGCAGCGTTCCGTGCAGGACTGCGTCGGCCTGCCAGCGCGCGCGCTCGTGCAGCCGGAACTGGGGGAGTCTGACGCCGGACTCGATGACCTGCGTGCGGGTCGGCGGCACGGCTACAGCGGCAACCGGCGCCTGCGCCACGCCGACGGTTCGGAGACGCGGGTGCGCGTGGTCGTGACCGCGCTGCGCTACGCCGACGCGGGCAAGCACCTGTATCTCAAGCTGGTCGAGGACATCAGTGCCGGTGACCAGGTGGCGCGCGCGTTCCGCCAGCGCGAGGAGACCCTGCGACTCGCCCAGCGTCGCGAGGCGCTCAGCCATCTCGCCGGCGGCCTCGCGCACGAGTTCAACAACGCGCTGGCGGCCATCAGCGGGCTGGCGTCGCTGCTCTCGGAGGACCTACCCGAGGCAGATCCGCGACGTGGCGACGCGGACGAGATCCTGCGCGTGACACTGTCCGCCAGCGACCTCACGCGGCGACTGCTGGACCTCACGGCGGAGCGCATCTCCGAGCGCGCCACGTTCGACCTGCGCGAGGTGTTGCGGGCCTTCACCGCGGTCGCACGTCGCGTGCTGCCCTCCACGATTGACTGGAACCTCGAGCTGCCGCCGGATCGCGTGGCGGTCACGGTGGACCGACCGCAGTTCGAGCAGGCGCTTTTGGGTCTCGTGCTCAATGCCCGCGATGCGATGCCGACTGGCGGGCATCTCACGGTGTCGCTCAGCGTGCTGACGCGTGGCGAGGGCGAGGCCGTGCGTGTGGCGATCACCGACTCGGGTCCCGGAATCCCGGCCTCCTTGATGGATCGGCTGTGGACTCCGTTCTTCACCACGAAGCCGGCCGGCAGCGGCCTCGGCCTCGCCTTCGCGCTGGCCGTCCTGCGTGAGCACGGCGGCGACCTGCTCCTGGAGTCGGCGGCGGACAGCCCCGCGACCTTCGCGATGTACCTGCCCGTCGTGCAGCAGGAGGCGCCGAAGGCCGTCAGCGCGCCTCGCCCGGTCACGCCCGAGGCCAAGGGCGGATGCGTGCTGTTGGTCGAGGACGACGCGACCGTCCGGACCACGACGCAGCGGGTGCTCGCCCGTGCGGGGTTCCGCGTCATTGAGGCCAGCGATGGTCCTGCGGCGCTCAAGCTGTTCGAGCAACATCGCGATGAGATCGATGCCGTGGTCACCGACCTGCAGATGCCGCATATGTCGGGCGGCGAACTGGTCGCCCGGCTGCGGCGCCACCGCGCCAACCTACCCGTGGTCGTGACCTCGGCGCACCCGCCGGAGGAGTCGGACCCCCGGGAACTGCGCGATGAGCACACCTTGCGGCTGCGCAAGCCGTTTACGGTGGCGACCTTGGTCGGGACGCTGCGCGAGGCCCTCGACCGCGGGGACTAG
- a CDS encoding response regulator, translating into MSPAAHAAASSNHSSIGSAPPGDPSGSPVAAGRGDALSDATNGWRLHDELAPVIVYERGLDGSGAYVSGAMERILGHSPDEAAARGLAWWLEQVHEEDRGVVRSRIGPALPGRTREWSLDYRVRRASGEYAVVHDQGRVIEATAGHGARVVGVLTDVTRLRAMEQRLQHSQRLEIVGQLAAGVAHDFNNVLTAIGGFADVLLEEPALGLTPRDDVEQIRLLVARAAGLSRNLLGLARRREDNRMRLVDVGAHLQRLKPTLRVLAGASIDLRVDAEPVELSTAIDPGMLDQVVLNLVLNARDASRPGGRIEVAVAAELDGDEPRVRLSVRDNGSGVPAEVRARVFEPFFTTKGERRGTGLGLWLVREIVQGVGGRIALDSQPGEGTVVSIHFPAIPEPPSGDAAVPATRAPHDAPGLRVLLVDDEPAVRYVTRRLLERNGFHVDDCDSGHRAIAELEARRGEIDVVVTDFHMPGISGTDLLQRLRDLAPEVGCVVFSGVADRYAAVITEPGVMSVLAKPCETSVLVAEVNRMASGTVDRRRAA; encoded by the coding sequence ATGTCACCTGCCGCGCATGCCGCTGCGTCGTCCAACCATAGTAGTATCGGCAGCGCGCCGCCGGGCGACCCATCCGGATCGCCGGTCGCAGCGGGGCGCGGCGACGCGCTCTCGGACGCGACCAACGGCTGGCGGCTGCACGACGAGCTGGCGCCCGTCATCGTCTACGAGCGGGGCCTCGACGGCAGTGGCGCCTACGTCTCCGGCGCGATGGAGCGCATCCTCGGACACTCGCCCGACGAAGCGGCGGCCCGCGGGCTCGCCTGGTGGCTGGAGCAGGTGCACGAAGAGGACCGCGGCGTGGTCCGTTCGCGCATCGGCCCGGCGCTGCCTGGCCGCACACGCGAGTGGTCGCTCGACTATCGCGTCCGTCGGGCCAGCGGCGAGTACGCCGTGGTCCACGACCAGGGCCGCGTCATCGAGGCCACGGCGGGCCACGGCGCCCGCGTTGTCGGCGTGCTCACGGACGTCACGCGACTCCGCGCGATGGAGCAGCGCCTCCAGCACTCGCAGCGCCTCGAGATCGTGGGCCAACTCGCGGCCGGCGTTGCGCACGACTTCAACAACGTCCTCACGGCCATCGGCGGCTTCGCCGACGTGCTGCTCGAGGAACCCGCGCTCGGACTCACCCCGCGCGACGACGTCGAGCAGATTCGGCTGCTCGTGGCGCGCGCAGCCGGACTCTCGCGCAACCTGTTGGGACTCGCGCGACGCCGTGAGGACAACCGGATGCGCCTCGTGGATGTCGGCGCGCACCTGCAGCGCCTCAAGCCCACGTTGCGCGTGCTCGCCGGTGCATCCATCGACCTGCGCGTCGACGCCGAACCCGTCGAGCTCTCCACGGCCATCGACCCCGGGATGCTGGACCAGGTGGTCCTCAACCTCGTGCTCAACGCGCGCGACGCTTCGCGTCCGGGCGGACGCATCGAGGTCGCCGTCGCCGCCGAGCTCGACGGCGATGAGCCCCGTGTCCGTCTCTCCGTGCGGGACAACGGATCGGGCGTTCCCGCCGAGGTCCGCGCCCGCGTCTTCGAACCGTTCTTCACCACCAAGGGCGAGCGCCGTGGCACCGGGCTCGGCCTCTGGTTGGTGCGCGAGATCGTGCAGGGCGTCGGAGGGCGCATCGCCCTCGACAGCCAGCCAGGCGAGGGTACCGTCGTGAGCATCCATTTCCCCGCGATTCCCGAGCCGCCGTCCGGCGACGCCGCCGTCCCCGCGACTCGTGCCCCACACGACGCGCCGGGCCTGCGCGTCCTGCTGGTCGACGACGAACCCGCCGTGCGCTACGTGACCCGACGGCTGCTCGAACGCAATGGCTTCCACGTCGATGACTGTGACTCCGGCCATCGCGCCATCGCGGAGCTCGAGGCGCGTCGCGGCGAGATCGACGTCGTGGTCACCGACTTCCATATGCCCGGCATCTCCGGCACCGACCTGCTGCAGCGCCTTCGCGACCTCGCGCCCGAGGTGGGCTGCGTGGTGTTCTCCGGCGTGGCGGATCGCTATGCCGCGGTCATCACCGAGCCCGGCGTGATGAGCGTGCTGGCCAAGCCCTGCGAGACCTCCGTGTTGGTCGCCGAAGTGAACCGGATGGCCAGCGGCACGGTCGACCGACGGCGAGCCGCCTGA
- a CDS encoding SMP-30/gluconolactonase/LRE family protein, with the protein MLRLLVQGTLVLATLAAAVALYLLVWPVPVSPVAWEAPDSPGYVGVFATNDVLARADSLTTLGESGPEAIIADASGRLYTGTSDGWIIRYDSGGVAPQRWVRTGGRPLGMAFDSTGTLWCADGALGLIAIAPDGSLRVVATEADGVPIGLADYVDVARDGRVYFSDATTKFGSSHGHALEASLLEILEHRGNGRLLEYDPSTDSIRVLLGGLVFANGVALTHDDSAVLVTETGSNRVLRVERLGPGRGAVTTLIDALPGFPDNITRGEDGRYWIALVSPRNALVDRLAPYPFLRKVVRRLPDAIRPAPVNYSHVVAVNDSGRVLASLQDPDGHFPMLTHALEHDGWLYLGSLSAPHAARLRWPDGR; encoded by the coding sequence GTGCTGAGACTCCTCGTCCAGGGCACGCTCGTGCTCGCCACGCTCGCGGCCGCCGTCGCCCTCTATCTGCTCGTCTGGCCCGTGCCGGTCTCCCCGGTGGCATGGGAGGCGCCCGATAGCCCCGGCTACGTCGGCGTCTTTGCGACCAACGACGTACTCGCGCGCGCGGATTCGCTGACAACGCTCGGTGAGAGCGGACCCGAGGCCATCATCGCGGACGCATCGGGCCGTCTCTACACCGGGACCTCGGATGGTTGGATCATCCGCTACGACAGCGGTGGTGTGGCACCGCAGCGCTGGGTGCGAACTGGCGGCCGCCCGCTGGGCATGGCCTTCGACAGCACGGGCACACTATGGTGCGCGGACGGCGCGCTCGGCCTGATTGCCATCGCGCCGGACGGCAGCCTGCGCGTCGTGGCCACCGAGGCCGACGGCGTGCCGATCGGGCTTGCCGACTATGTGGACGTGGCGCGCGACGGACGCGTGTACTTCTCGGACGCCACGACCAAGTTCGGCAGCTCGCACGGCCACGCCCTCGAGGCCAGCCTGCTGGAGATCCTCGAGCACCGCGGCAATGGCCGCCTGCTCGAGTATGACCCGAGCACGGATTCCATCCGCGTGCTGCTCGGCGGCCTGGTCTTCGCCAACGGCGTGGCGCTGACGCACGACGACTCGGCCGTGCTCGTCACCGAGACCGGCAGCAACCGCGTCCTGCGCGTCGAGCGGCTTGGTCCGGGCCGCGGGGCGGTCACGACGCTGATCGATGCCCTGCCGGGGTTCCCCGACAACATCACCCGCGGTGAGGACGGCAGGTACTGGATCGCCCTCGTCTCACCGCGTAACGCGCTCGTCGACCGCCTCGCGCCGTATCCGTTCCTGCGTAAGGTCGTGCGGCGACTGCCGGATGCGATCCGCCCTGCGCCGGTGAACTACAGCCACGTCGTGGCGGTGAACGACTCCGGCCGCGTGCTCGCGTCGTTGCAGGATCCCGATGGGCACTTCCCGATGCTCACGCACGCGCTCGAGCACGACGGCTGGCTCTACCTCGGCAGCCTCTCAGCCCCACACGCGGCGCGGCTGCGCTGGCCCGACGGCCGCTAG
- a CDS encoding energy transducer TonB — protein MTFRTLRLFIIALAAVLTPSLATAQGAIVAQSDLDTPPRLASQEMTARILARSYPPALKRQGITGNVELEFVVDESGRVEGPSVKVVESTNPELADAAKSVIEEIRFRPAQAGGKAVRTVVTLPITYK, from the coding sequence ATGACCTTCCGCACGCTCCGTCTCTTCATCATCGCCCTCGCCGCCGTCCTCACGCCGTCGCTCGCGACCGCCCAGGGCGCCATCGTCGCGCAGTCCGACCTCGACACGCCGCCGCGTCTCGCCTCGCAGGAAATGACCGCCCGCATCCTCGCCCGCTCGTATCCGCCCGCGCTCAAGCGCCAGGGCATCACGGGCAACGTCGAGCTCGAGTTCGTCGTCGACGAGTCCGGTCGCGTCGAAGGCCCGTCGGTCAAGGTTGTCGAGTCCACGAACCCCGAGCTGGCCGACGCCGCCAAGTCGGTGATCGAGGAGATTCGCTTCCGTCCGGCGCAGGCCGGTGGCAAGGCGGTGCGCACCGTCGTCACGCTGCCGATCACGTACAAGTAA